AGAATCTATGCCAACACTTGAGACAGAAAAAGTATAATAAATGCTTCAAATTTAAGTTTAGAACTCACTAGCATGTAAGCAATATGGCAGAAAGATcacaaaggaattaaaaaagtAAGTTCTGAATTGCTCTTGGCATGATAGCAAAACTCATTGGACATAATTTTTGGACAGAAGATAGGCAGAAATGCCATCAAAGAAGTTACAGATATTAGTTGTTAAAAAGTATGTAAAAACTGTGAGAGGGCAAAGTCTTATATCCACCAGGATCAGGTAAAAGAATAAGGTGATTTGAGAGATTCAAGAGTTAGGATTTGATCCAACTTCAGAATCAAAAGCGTTTTGCCATTGATACCTACAAATCTTCTTAGCTCTGGGGCCAATGGATCCATCACAGACAAGAGGCCACTCTGCTGAGGAGCTTTCCCAGGGCCCCCTGGACATCCTTGTTCCTCAAGCTGTAGATGAAAGGGTTCAGCATGGGAGTGACCACGGTGTACATCACTGAGGCTATTGAGACATTCTGGGAGGAGTGAGTCACTGCAGGGGTGAAGTAGACCCCAACACTTGTCCCATAAAATAAAGAAACGACtgagaggtgagacccacaggtggaAAATGCTTTTTGCTTTCCCTGAGATGAGGACATCTTCCTGATGGATGAGACAATTTGTGCGTAAGAGAAAAGGATCCCAATGAGGGGAAAAACCCCCAGCACACCAGTCAGAAAATATATCAATGTGCTGTTCAGGAAGGTATCAGAGCAGGCCAACTTGAGAATCTTTGTCAGTTCACAGAAAAAATGTGGGATTTCAAGATCTTTACAGAAGGTCAGGTGCATCATGAAAGAAATATGGAGCAGGGATATCATGACACCAATGAACCAGGTAGTAAAAACCAGCAGGCCACAGAGGCGGGGGTTCATGATGGCCGTGTAGTGCAGAGGttgacagatggccacaaaccggtcataggccatcacggTCAGGAGTAGAGTATCCAGAATAGGAAAAAGCATGGAAAAATAGACCTGAGTGAGGCAGTCCACATAGGCGATGGCTTTCTTCTCTGTATGGATGTTCACCAGCATTTTAGGGACTATGGTGCTGCTGAAACAAAAGTCAACTAAGGACAGATTGGAgaagaagaagtacatgggggtgtggaggtagGGATTAGAGCTGACAGCCAAGATGATGAATAGGTTCCCAAGTACAGTGATCAGGTACATGGTCAGGAAAAGCCCAAATATGAAGGGCTGCAGTTCCAAATCCTCAGAGAGTCCAAGGAGGATGAACTCTAAAACTcctgtttggttttcagtttccatgtggcTGATGTATCTATGAAGGATGAGACAAGAACAACACCAATTAACAGCAAGCAGGCATTTTCTACACAATATCAAGATTGACCATGCTTTTCACTCAAGTTATTTATGAAGTCAGTCACTTTGTCTAAGAATTGGACTTCCTTTCACTTATAAATTGCATGGAACCCTAGAAAATGGGGTCTCTAATCCCAGCTATCTTTCTTAAGCACCCATTTGATAACAACTCTGTCAGATGATCATGAGGCTTCAGTAATGGGGCAAGTCAACATCATGTGCCTATTGACAAGTTACACTGAAAAGGACACAATGTCACTTCTGTGAGATGCCTGCACAAAATACATGCCCTCAATCTAAAGGTTAAAGAACAGCAGAAAAATCCAAATTGAGGGATAGCCTACGTAATGTTTGACCCGTATCCTTCAAAATatcaatgtcataaaaaacaaagaaagtctaGGAACTGTTCCAGATGAAAGGAGGCAAAAGAGATATATGTCAACCAAATGTAGTGTACAGTCTGGGGTTTTCTTTTGCTAAAAATGCAACTAGTGGTATGACTTGAAATATGAATGAGCTCTGTAGATTTGGTAATAGTATTATATCAGTGCTGATTTCCACGTTGTTATCATTGTACTGTGTGGTTATATAAGATGATGTCATCGTTTTTAGGAAATACTGAAGATTTAGAGGTAAAGGGGCACTGTATCTGAAATGCAACTTACTCTCAAACAGTTCAGAAAAAttactagagagagagagaaggagaagaaggagggagaggaaaaggagcaggagaagaagaggaagtggaaaagaaagaggcagaagagaagggagggggaggagggagaggagagagaaaaggggtAAATGTGGTAAAATGTTGGTAT
This DNA window, taken from Elephas maximus indicus isolate mEleMax1 chromosome 3, mEleMax1 primary haplotype, whole genome shotgun sequence, encodes the following:
- the LOC126072070 gene encoding olfactory receptor 7D2-like, with translation METENQTGVLEFILLGLSEDLELQPFIFGLFLTMYLITVLGNLFIILAVSSNPYLHTPMYFFFSNLSLVDFCFSSTIVPKMLVNIHTEKKAIAYVDCLTQVYFSMLFPILDTLLLTVMAYDRFVAICQPLHYTAIMNPRLCGLLVFTTWFIGVMISLLHISFMMHLTFCKDLEIPHFFCELTKILKLACSDTFLNSTLIYFLTGVLGVFPLIGILFSYAQIVSSIRKMSSSQGKQKAFSTCGSHLSVVSLFYGTSVGVYFTPAVTHSSQNVSIASVMYTVVTPMLNPFIYSLRNKDVQGALGKLLSRVASCL